The following are encoded in a window of Thermoanaerobacter ethanolicus JW 200 genomic DNA:
- a CDS encoding TDT family transporter produces MEHRICFNCIIRHFSPAWYASVMGTGGFANVLYLLSAEMPFLKPAAVALFFLNIFLFLIFIIPWVGRWFLHFDKLIEDLKHPVMSNFFVTMPVGGLILGTNFFMIGKEYFSMAFIVTLGTILWVYGVALALLFGVFVTYNMMITEGIGPELTNYSWYITPVASIVVPLLGNLLVKAYVIKNIELAKLINIIDIVFYGIGLMLFVILSSIILNRFINHTMPHAVATPTFWIILGPIGVGTVSLMGIADASKEIGLILTVDTLKMLSLILWGFGLWAFVLTVIITIKYLIEGGIPFSLSWWAFIFPLSAYTLSAFSVFMYTKIQLIYWYTVLLAILLAILWISTFIKSLIGTLNGTLLVPPEGNKK; encoded by the coding sequence TTCTTTATTTGTTAAGTGCAGAAATGCCTTTTTTAAAACCAGCAGCTGTAGCACTTTTCTTCTTAAATATATTTTTGTTTTTAATATTTATAATTCCGTGGGTAGGAAGATGGTTTTTACATTTTGATAAATTAATAGAGGATTTAAAGCATCCTGTTATGTCTAACTTTTTTGTTACTATGCCTGTAGGAGGTTTAATTCTTGGAACAAACTTTTTTATGATAGGTAAGGAATATTTTAGCATGGCATTTATTGTGACTTTGGGCACAATTTTGTGGGTATATGGTGTAGCTCTTGCCTTGCTTTTTGGAGTTTTTGTAACATACAATATGATGATAACAGAGGGTATAGGTCCTGAGCTTACAAATTACTCATGGTATATAACTCCTGTTGCAAGTATTGTAGTGCCTTTATTAGGAAATCTTCTAGTTAAGGCTTATGTTATAAAAAACATTGAATTGGCAAAATTAATAAATATTATAGATATAGTATTTTATGGAATTGGATTAATGCTCTTTGTCATACTTAGTAGTATTATTTTGAACAGATTTATAAATCATACAATGCCGCATGCCGTGGCAACACCAACTTTCTGGATTATACTTGGGCCTATTGGCGTAGGAACTGTAAGTTTGATGGGTATTGCTGATGCTTCAAAAGAAATAGGACTAATTTTGACGGTAGATACTTTAAAAATGCTTTCTCTTATATTGTGGGGATTTGGGCTTTGGGCATTTGTGCTTACTGTTATAATAACAATTAAATACCTTATAGAAGGTGGAATACCTTTTTCACTTTCGTGGTGGGCATTTATATTTCCGTTGTCAGCATATACTTTGTCGGCTTTTAGTGTATTTATGTATACAAAAATACAGCTTATATACTGGTATACAGTATTATTAGCAATTTTACTTGCTATATTGTGGATAAGCACTTTTATAAAGTCTTTGATTGGAACACTTAATGGTACACTATTGGTTCCACCAGAAGGTAATAAAAAATAG
- the chrA gene encoding chromate efflux transporter produces the protein MHQKVEISLFHMFLIYFKIGFVAFGPTAMVETKKNIVKKLGWISEKELLEGLAVAQLLPGATFVSLTVYIGYKLKGLLGALCSFVGFILPSFFFMTILSWLYFKYQSIAFTNIMFKGLEAIVVALILNAVIDLAKTSITNVRFFFIAAVSFLVSIYYNNVFLLLAFATLMGILLNLKNEEIPRIINETKMKTIKWKDIINTSIAVIIFFIIVSYDKNLSNLAEVFFKTGALVFGNGYTMLPIIQNEAINIHHWINLNQFMVGVALGQMTPGPIIITATFIGYKVMGILGAVVSTIAIFLPSFLLVVITFQIFERIKNNKYVNSALNGLIATFVGLMMLVVINTARHALVDVLTSALFLSALAVLRFTKLDTKWVILIGIGLYLVIYYSQFIFHFLP, from the coding sequence TTGCATCAGAAAGTTGAAATAAGTTTGTTTCATATGTTTTTGATATATTTTAAAATAGGATTTGTTGCTTTTGGACCTACAGCGATGGTAGAAACTAAAAAGAATATAGTAAAAAAATTGGGATGGATATCTGAAAAAGAATTACTTGAAGGACTAGCTGTCGCACAATTATTGCCTGGGGCAACTTTTGTATCGCTTACAGTGTATATTGGTTATAAGTTAAAGGGACTTTTAGGTGCACTGTGCAGCTTTGTTGGTTTTATATTACCTTCATTCTTTTTTATGACAATATTATCTTGGTTGTATTTTAAATATCAAAGTATAGCTTTTACAAATATTATGTTTAAAGGGTTAGAAGCAATTGTTGTTGCATTAATTCTGAATGCTGTGATTGATTTAGCAAAAACATCAATTACTAACGTACGTTTCTTTTTTATAGCTGCAGTATCATTTTTGGTTTCAATATACTATAATAACGTATTTTTATTATTGGCTTTTGCTACACTTATGGGAATATTACTAAATTTGAAAAACGAAGAAATACCCAGAATAATAAATGAAACAAAAATGAAGACAATAAAATGGAAGGATATAATAAATACATCTATTGCTGTTATTATATTTTTTATAATAGTATCTTATGATAAAAATTTATCTAACCTGGCAGAAGTCTTTTTTAAAACTGGTGCATTAGTTTTTGGAAATGGTTATACAATGCTTCCAATAATACAAAATGAAGCTATTAATATTCATCATTGGATAAATTTAAATCAATTTATGGTTGGTGTAGCACTTGGACAGATGACACCAGGTCCGATTATAATAACAGCAACATTTATTGGATATAAGGTAATGGGGATTTTAGGAGCTGTTGTATCAACTATAGCAATATTCCTTCCTTCTTTTTTACTAGTGGTTATTACATTTCAAATATTTGAGAGGATAAAAAATAATAAATATGTCAATTCTGCATTAAATGGGCTAATAGCCACATTTGTAGGATTAATGATGTTAGTTGTAATAAATACAGCAAGGCATGCACTTGTTGATGTATTAACTTCGGCATTATTTTTAAGTGCATTAGCCGTATTGAGATTTACAAAACTTGATACAAAGTGGGTTATATTAATAGGAATAGGATTATATTTAGTTATCTATTACAGTCAATTTATTTTTCACTTTCTACCTTAA
- a CDS encoding ATP-binding protein, producing MKYSLFSLKGFVKWGELMWNPILATPVLDRLLHHAHIINIRRNSYRLKDKLKTTLYGTLNIKA from the coding sequence ATAAAATACTCCCTTTTTAGTTTAAAAGGATTTGTGAAATGGGGTGAACTAATGTGGAATCCAATTCTTGCAACTCCAGTATTGGATAGATTGCTGCACCATGCCCATATAATTAACATAAGGCGTAACAGTTACCGTCTAAAGGATAAGTTAAAGACAACTCTTTATGGCACTCTAAACATTAAAGCTTAA